One window from the genome of Myripristis murdjan chromosome 6, fMyrMur1.1, whole genome shotgun sequence encodes:
- the LOC115360403 gene encoding uncharacterized protein LOC115360403 has translation MPGALHSSIPATAAASSSSGFWHRDARGLPQLYYSNSSFLQHRLLAPGCQGPSTAIPATAAASSSSGFWHRDARGLPQLYSSNSNSFLQHRLPAQDANTLRSSNSVKATASSSRVFWHRDAKASHSSIPATAAASPSTSFQHWDARALHSFLATAAASSSTDSWHQDANTLHNSKSATAPASSSRVSRYRDARALHNSIALCQQHHQLPPAQTSGTGCQSSPQIYSSNSTSFLQHRLLALGCQHCLQLLFSNNSSFLHSGLLAPGCQHPPQLYPSNSSSFLYSGLLALGCQHLSQL, from the exons atgccaggggccctCCATagctctattccagcaacagcagcagcttcctccagcagtggcttctggcaccggg atgccaggggccttccacagctctattacAGCAATAGCAGCTTCCTCCAACACAGGCTTCTGGCTCCGGGATGCCAAGGGCCTTCCACAGccattccagcaacagcagcagcttcctccagcagtggcttctggcaccgggatgccaggggccttccacagctttattccagcaacagcaacagcttcctccagcacaggcTTCCAGCACAGGATGCCAACACCCTCCGCAGCTCTAATTCAGTAAAAGCAActgcttcctccagcagggtcttctggcaccgggatgccaagGCCTCCCAcagctctattccagcaacGGCAGCAGCTTCCCCTAGCACAAGTTTCCAGCACTGGGATGCCAGGGCACTCCACAGCTTtctagcaacagcagcagcttcctccagcacagactCCTGGCACCAGGATGCCAACACCCTCCACAACTCTAAATCAGCAACAGCACctgcttcctccagcagggtcTCCCGGTACCGGGATGCCAGGGCTCTCCACAATTCCATAGCTCTATGCCAGCAACACcaccagcttcctccagcacagactTCTGGCACAGGATGCCAGAGCTCTCCACAGatctattccagcaacagcaccagcttcctccagcaccgACTTCTGGCACTGGGATGCCAACACTGTCTGCAACTCTTATTCAGCAACAACAGTAGTTTCCTCCATTCGGGGCtcctggcaccgggatgccagcaCCCTCCTCAGCTCtatcccagcaacagcagcagtttcctctATTCGGGACTCCTGGCACTTGGATGCCAGCACCTTTCGCAGCTCTAA